Proteins found in one Amycolatopsis aidingensis genomic segment:
- a CDS encoding cation-translocating P-type ATPase, which yields MKLLGVRIPGPLFAFGAAAGTARELTGLALSQLVPPGRTGWAERTTEDAHHPSDGLRGTYLASTLAGDLAGFGLSMVTRFLPWVPVPAELAALPSVVDHHPRLRAWLAERAGGRERADSATSIAGALAQGFASGGEGTLLDAAQRVEQWREAREHQRAWRAVQDRLPAGQGRAELPTVVPERPAEPPESPQDGYERTAMRLGGTAAAAAVPFVGPRRAAAFGLAALPKAVHAGQDAFGAHLGRVLARRGVLVMDRAVLRELGRISVVVLDERALGTGRLVPADLVPLAGSDPKAVAEQTWRLLDPARPRAVRQGEGWTLGPLDELELRGRRGIKQRERLERGNPAAVLGLARGDRLEAVLSLTAEQAPGVTTLTAAARRSGLPVLRPADADLATAVRELQAEGEMVLLVSGDRVALGAADCGLGVYRAGAAPPSGAQLLIGEDLDSAALLVEAVDAARRLGVEDIRLAKVATGVGAISALQGGRARGGAAARSLRAVNGGAAIAMVNGHRHARRLRPPEVTAEAGPLVAGWHLMPAEAVLRELDTSADGLSGAAVRERARERGTVAARGTSLGSAFLAELANPLTPVLAGGAALSAAVGSPVDAALVAGVTGLSALLGSIQQVRTDRELAELLNRSAVTAHVRRDGQEHTLSADELVLGDVVLLAAGDVVPADCRLLEADGLELDESALTGESLPVAKDPAPVVAAELAGRTSMLYEGTTVAVGTAVGVVVAVGDDTEAGRGMALARERAPRAGVEQRLAELTRNSMPLALGSAGAVAGAGLLHGVPLRESMSAAVNLAVASVPEGLPFLVNAAQLASARRLAEHGALVRNPRSVEALGRVDVLCFDKTGTLTEGRLTVSEVDDGRSRQAITALEGSTRRVLAAALRATPAAERAEDLPHATDRAVLSGGERAGVSPQAGAEGWRLVREVPFEPSRGYHAAVGESADGPLLSVKGAPEAVLPRCAIDGGERKRLTKRMKWLAESGHRVLAVAEGEPTEDDSVARLSFRGFVAIADPVRGSAAPAAARLREAGVHIVMITGDHPATGEAIADEVNPGNGGLHVVTGPELDELDDEALAERLMKVDVVARCSPAQKVRIIQAYQGLGRTVAMTGDGANDAPAIRLADVGIALGARGTPAARAAADVVVTDDRLETIIAALVEGRAMWASVRESLGVLLGGNLGEIAFSVLGALTTGRSQLTARQFLLVNLLTDLAPALAIALRRPDGGAVEDLLREGPENSLGGALRKEIALRAGTTAAGASLAWWLARLTGRRQRAGTVALAALVGTQLGQTMLTGGRSGSVVATGLGSVAVLALVIQTPGLSQFFGCTPLGPVGWGIAFGSAGVASVTGALV from the coding sequence ATGAAGCTATTGGGTGTGCGGATTCCGGGACCACTGTTCGCCTTCGGCGCGGCGGCAGGGACAGCACGCGAGCTCACCGGGCTCGCCCTGTCCCAGCTGGTCCCACCAGGTCGAACCGGATGGGCTGAGCGCACCACCGAGGACGCACACCATCCTTCGGACGGCCTCCGCGGCACCTACCTGGCGTCCACTTTGGCCGGTGACCTGGCCGGGTTCGGGCTGTCGATGGTGACCAGGTTCCTGCCATGGGTGCCGGTCCCGGCCGAGCTGGCCGCCCTGCCCTCGGTCGTGGACCACCATCCCCGGCTGCGGGCGTGGCTGGCCGAACGCGCGGGTGGGCGGGAGCGCGCCGACTCGGCGACCTCGATCGCGGGTGCGCTCGCCCAGGGTTTCGCCTCCGGCGGCGAGGGCACCCTGCTGGACGCCGCGCAGCGCGTCGAGCAGTGGCGGGAGGCAAGGGAACACCAGCGTGCCTGGCGGGCGGTGCAGGACCGGCTGCCAGCCGGCCAGGGCCGGGCCGAGCTGCCCACGGTGGTGCCCGAGCGCCCGGCCGAGCCGCCGGAATCGCCGCAGGATGGCTACGAACGGACCGCCATGCGGCTCGGCGGTACGGCGGCGGCCGCCGCCGTACCGTTCGTCGGCCCCCGGCGTGCCGCGGCCTTCGGGCTGGCCGCGCTGCCCAAGGCGGTGCACGCAGGCCAGGACGCCTTCGGCGCCCACCTCGGCAGGGTGCTGGCCCGGCGCGGCGTGCTGGTGATGGACCGGGCCGTGCTGCGCGAGCTCGGCCGGATCAGCGTGGTGGTGCTGGACGAGCGGGCGCTTGGTACCGGCCGCCTGGTGCCTGCCGACCTGGTTCCGCTGGCCGGAAGCGACCCGAAGGCGGTGGCCGAGCAGACCTGGCGGCTGCTGGATCCGGCCCGGCCACGGGCGGTCCGGCAGGGCGAAGGCTGGACCCTGGGGCCGCTGGATGAGCTGGAACTGCGTGGCAGGCGCGGGATCAAGCAGCGGGAACGGCTGGAACGGGGTAACCCGGCCGCCGTGCTCGGCCTCGCCCGTGGCGACCGGCTGGAGGCGGTGCTCTCCCTCACCGCCGAGCAGGCGCCGGGGGTCACCACCCTGACTGCCGCCGCCCGCCGGAGCGGGCTGCCGGTGCTGCGCCCCGCCGATGCCGACCTGGCCACGGCGGTCAGGGAACTACAGGCCGAGGGTGAGATGGTGTTGCTGGTCTCCGGGGACCGCGTCGCGCTGGGGGCGGCCGACTGCGGCCTTGGCGTGTATCGCGCGGGGGCCGCGCCGCCATCGGGCGCGCAGCTGCTCATCGGCGAGGACCTGGACAGCGCCGCGTTGCTGGTCGAGGCGGTGGACGCGGCCCGAAGGCTCGGCGTCGAGGACATCCGGCTGGCCAAGGTGGCCACCGGGGTCGGCGCGATCAGCGCCCTGCAGGGCGGCCGGGCCAGGGGTGGCGCGGCCGCTCGTAGCCTGCGCGCGGTCAACGGGGGCGCCGCGATCGCCATGGTCAACGGGCACCGCCATGCCCGGCGGCTGCGGCCGCCTGAGGTGACGGCCGAGGCCGGTCCGCTGGTCGCGGGCTGGCATCTGATGCCGGCCGAGGCCGTGCTGCGGGAGCTGGACACAAGCGCCGACGGCCTCAGCGGCGCCGCGGTCCGGGAGCGTGCCCGCGAGCGGGGGACCGTTGCCGCGCGGGGAACCAGCCTGGGCAGCGCCTTCCTCGCCGAGCTGGCCAACCCGCTCACCCCGGTGCTGGCCGGTGGTGCCGCGCTGTCGGCCGCGGTCGGCTCGCCGGTGGACGCCGCGCTGGTCGCCGGGGTCACCGGTCTTTCGGCGTTGCTCGGCAGCATCCAGCAGGTGCGCACCGACCGGGAGCTGGCCGAGCTGCTGAACCGCTCGGCGGTCACCGCGCATGTCCGCAGGGACGGCCAGGAGCACACGCTCAGCGCCGACGAGCTGGTGCTGGGCGATGTGGTGCTGCTGGCCGCGGGGGATGTGGTGCCTGCCGACTGCAGGCTGCTCGAGGCCGATGGTCTCGAGCTGGATGAGTCCGCGCTGACCGGTGAGTCGCTGCCGGTGGCCAAGGATCCGGCGCCGGTGGTGGCCGCGGAGCTCGCCGGGCGCACTTCCATGCTGTACGAGGGCACCACGGTGGCGGTGGGTACCGCCGTGGGTGTGGTGGTCGCGGTCGGTGACGACACCGAGGCCGGCCGCGGTATGGCGCTGGCCAGAGAGCGGGCGCCGCGGGCGGGCGTCGAGCAGCGCCTTGCCGAGCTCACCAGGAACAGCATGCCGCTGGCCCTTGGCTCGGCTGGGGCGGTGGCAGGCGCCGGGCTGCTGCACGGGGTGCCGTTGCGGGAGAGCATGTCGGCCGCGGTGAATCTGGCCGTGGCCTCGGTGCCCGAGGGCCTGCCGTTCCTGGTGAACGCGGCGCAGCTGGCTTCCGCTCGGCGGCTGGCCGAGCACGGCGCGTTGGTGCGCAACCCGCGCAGCGTGGAAGCGCTCGGCAGGGTGGACGTGCTGTGCTTCGACAAGACCGGGACGCTGACCGAGGGCAGGCTGACGGTAAGCGAGGTCGATGACGGGCGGTCGCGGCAGGCGATTACCGCGCTGGAAGGCAGTACGCGGCGGGTGCTCGCCGCCGCGCTGCGCGCTACCCCGGCCGCGGAACGGGCCGAGGACCTGCCGCATGCCACCGACCGCGCCGTGCTGTCCGGAGGCGAACGGGCCGGGGTGAGCCCGCAGGCCGGGGCCGAGGGCTGGCGCCTGGTGCGGGAGGTTCCGTTCGAACCCTCCCGGGGCTACCACGCGGCGGTCGGGGAGTCTGCTGACGGGCCGCTGCTGAGCGTCAAGGGCGCGCCCGAGGCGGTGCTGCCGCGTTGCGCGATCGACGGCGGGGAACGCAAGCGTTTGACGAAGCGGATGAAGTGGCTCGCCGAGTCGGGCCACCGGGTGCTCGCGGTCGCCGAGGGCGAGCCCACCGAGGACGACAGCGTGGCCCGGCTGAGCTTCCGGGGGTTCGTGGCGATCGCCGATCCGGTGCGTGGCAGCGCCGCCCCAGCCGCCGCGCGGCTGCGGGAGGCCGGGGTGCACATCGTGATGATCACCGGCGACCACCCGGCCACCGGCGAGGCGATCGCGGACGAGGTCAACCCCGGCAACGGCGGCCTGCATGTGGTGACCGGCCCGGAGCTGGACGAGCTGGACGACGAGGCGCTGGCGGAGCGGCTGATGAAGGTGGACGTGGTCGCCCGCTGTAGCCCGGCGCAGAAGGTCCGGATCATCCAGGCGTACCAGGGCCTCGGCCGCACCGTGGCGATGACCGGCGATGGCGCCAACGACGCCCCGGCGATCCGGCTGGCGGATGTCGGGATCGCGCTGGGCGCCCGCGGCACCCCCGCGGCGCGGGCCGCGGCTGATGTGGTGGTGACCGACGACCGGCTGGAGACGATCATCGCCGCCCTGGTGGAGGGCCGGGCGATGTGGGCCTCGGTCCGCGAGTCGCTCGGGGTGCTGCTCGGCGGGAACCTGGGTGAGATCGCGTTCAGTGTGCTCGGCGCGCTGACCACCGGTCGTTCGCAGCTGACCGCGCGGCAGTTCCTGCTGGTGAACCTGCTCACCGACCTGGCGCCCGCGCTGGCGATCGCGCTGCGCAGGCCGGACGGCGGCGCCGTGGAGGATCTGTTGCGCGAGGGTCCGGAGAACTCGCTCGGCGGCGCGCTGCGGAAGGAGATCGCGCTGCGCGCCGGAACCACCGCGGCCGGTGCCTCGCTGGCCTGGTGGCTGGCCAGGTTGACCGGGCGCAGGCAGCGCGCGGGCACCGTGGCGCTGGCCGCGCTGGTCGGCACCCAGCTCGGCCAGACGATGCTCACCGGTGGCCGCAGCGGCTCGGTGGTGGCCACCGGCCTCGGCTCGGTTGCCGTGCTGGCGTTGGTGATCCAGACGCCGGGTCTGAGCCAGTTCTTCGGCTGCACGCCGCTCGGCCCGGTCGGCTGGGGTATCGCATTCGGCAGTGCCGGGGTCGCGAGCGTGACCGGCGCGCTGGTCTAG
- a CDS encoding alpha/beta hydrolase codes for MRWFHHGRRRTGIGRLGALVLAVLCGGLLAAPVPARASTASCQAMEFPVSVLGLPYTMAGTLCTPPQGAGTVQVLIPGGFYNSTYWDIPVDEETRSFRLAMNEAGYATLTVDRLGTGRSSTPPSAVLTAITQAGAVHQVVQSLRSGAQGPRFGKVILGGHSLGSAIAIIEAGTYHDVDGVLVTGMAHRLNLAGLVPIFATFTPAALDPAFAGRNLDIGYLTTMPGTRYDSLHKPGPYVGAVAEFDESTKDVTAPAELVDGALVGTVAPYSLLVDVPVLTVLAERDPTFCGLLATDCGSAEALLRSEQLYYSPAARLQAHVVPDYGHSLNYAGNAPGYHEAVVRWAEQMVGG; via the coding sequence ACGGACGACGACGTACCGGAATCGGGCGGCTGGGCGCGCTCGTGCTCGCCGTGCTGTGCGGCGGGCTACTGGCCGCCCCGGTACCTGCCAGGGCCAGTACGGCGTCCTGCCAGGCGATGGAGTTCCCGGTTTCCGTTCTCGGCCTGCCGTACACGATGGCCGGCACCCTGTGCACCCCGCCACAGGGGGCGGGCACGGTACAGGTACTCATCCCGGGTGGCTTCTACAACAGCACGTACTGGGACATACCTGTGGACGAGGAGACCCGCTCCTTCCGCCTCGCCATGAACGAGGCCGGGTACGCCACGCTGACCGTGGACCGGCTGGGCACCGGGCGCAGCTCAACCCCGCCCAGCGCCGTGCTGACCGCGATCACCCAGGCCGGCGCGGTGCACCAGGTGGTCCAGTCGCTGCGCTCCGGCGCGCAGGGGCCGCGGTTCGGGAAGGTGATCCTTGGCGGGCACTCGCTGGGCTCCGCCATCGCGATCATCGAGGCAGGCACGTACCACGATGTGGACGGCGTGCTGGTGACCGGAATGGCGCACCGGCTCAACTTGGCCGGGCTGGTGCCCATCTTCGCCACCTTCACCCCGGCCGCGCTGGACCCCGCGTTCGCGGGCAGGAACCTCGACATCGGTTACCTGACCACCATGCCCGGCACCCGGTACGACTCGCTGCACAAGCCGGGTCCCTACGTCGGTGCCGTGGCCGAGTTCGATGAGTCCACAAAGGACGTCACGGCACCGGCGGAACTGGTGGACGGGGCGCTCGTGGGCACCGTGGCGCCGTACTCCCTGCTGGTCGACGTCCCGGTGCTCACGGTGCTGGCCGAGCGGGACCCGACCTTCTGCGGGCTGCTGGCAACCGACTGCGGTTCCGCCGAGGCGCTGCTGCGGTCCGAACAGCTGTACTACTCGCCCGCAGCCCGGCTACAGGCCCACGTGGTGCCGGACTACGGGCACTCACTGAACTACGCGGGCAACGCGCCCGGCTATCACGAAGCCGTGGTGCGCTGGGCCGAGCAGATGGTCGGCGGCTGA
- a CDS encoding amidase, protein MPANTSTLLTASELVLAYRSGELSPVEATKAALETIAERDAEYNAYCLVDEEVALEQARNSEERWREGNPIGWLDGVPASIKDMFLTQGWPTLRGSRCIDADQLWEVDSPVTARMREHGLVLLGKTTTPELGWKAVTDSPRDGVTRNPWNTALTAGGSSGGSAAAVAAGMGELSVGTDGGGSVRIPASFCGIVGFKPTGGRIPLYPASPFGALAHAGPMARSVDDTALMLDVLALPDYRDPNALQPPLSAYREAVRRDVRGLNVAFSPTLGYIDVDQEVAQLVAATVAALSEAGLRVEEADPGFSDPLDSFNVLWSSGAAKWLDTFPEGSAEQVDPGLRKVWQQGHTYSASDYLGAMAERAALGIHMGEFHTRYDALITPTVAIPPFEAGHDVPPGSGLESWPQWARFSYPFNMTQQPAISVPAGVTSKGLPVGLQIVGPRHSDDLVLAVAKLVEEVQPWATDRPAGTPAR, encoded by the coding sequence ATGCCAGCTAACACCAGCACCCTGCTCACGGCGAGCGAGCTCGTCCTGGCTTACCGCTCGGGTGAACTGTCCCCGGTCGAGGCCACCAAGGCCGCGCTGGAGACGATCGCGGAGCGCGACGCCGAGTACAACGCGTACTGCCTCGTCGATGAGGAGGTGGCGCTGGAACAGGCCAGGAACTCCGAGGAGCGCTGGCGCGAGGGCAACCCGATCGGCTGGCTGGACGGTGTGCCCGCCTCCATCAAGGACATGTTCCTCACCCAGGGCTGGCCGACGCTGCGGGGTTCCCGCTGCATCGATGCCGATCAGCTCTGGGAGGTGGACAGCCCGGTCACCGCGAGGATGCGGGAGCACGGTCTGGTGCTGCTCGGTAAGACCACCACCCCGGAGCTGGGCTGGAAGGCGGTCACCGACAGCCCGCGGGATGGCGTCACCCGTAACCCGTGGAACACCGCGCTCACCGCGGGCGGCTCCAGCGGCGGCAGCGCGGCGGCGGTCGCGGCCGGCATGGGGGAGCTCTCCGTCGGCACCGATGGCGGTGGTTCGGTGCGCATCCCCGCCTCGTTCTGCGGCATCGTCGGGTTCAAGCCCACCGGGGGCCGGATCCCGCTCTACCCGGCAAGCCCGTTCGGTGCGCTCGCGCACGCCGGGCCGATGGCGCGTTCGGTGGACGACACGGCGCTGATGCTGGACGTACTGGCACTGCCCGACTACCGCGATCCCAATGCCTTGCAGCCCCCGCTTTCCGCCTACCGTGAGGCGGTCCGCCGCGACGTCCGTGGTCTGAACGTGGCGTTCTCGCCCACTCTCGGCTACATCGACGTGGACCAGGAGGTCGCCCAGCTGGTCGCGGCCACCGTGGCCGCGCTGAGCGAGGCCGGGCTGCGGGTGGAGGAGGCCGACCCGGGGTTCAGCGATCCCCTCGACTCGTTCAACGTGCTCTGGTCGTCCGGGGCCGCGAAGTGGCTGGACACCTTCCCGGAAGGCTCGGCCGAGCAGGTCGACCCCGGGCTGCGCAAGGTGTGGCAGCAGGGGCACACCTACTCGGCCAGCGACTACCTCGGCGCGATGGCCGAGCGCGCGGCGCTGGGCATCCACATGGGTGAGTTCCACACCCGCTACGACGCGCTGATCACCCCGACCGTCGCGATCCCGCCGTTCGAGGCCGGGCACGACGTGCCGCCGGGGAGCGGGCTGGAAAGCTGGCCGCAGTGGGCGCGGTTCAGCTACCCGTTCAACATGACCCAGCAACCGGCGATCAGCGTGCCTGCCGGGGTCACCTCGAAAGGGCTCCCGGTCGGCCTGCAGATCGTCGGGCCGCGGCACTCCGACGACCTGGTGCTGGCGGTGGCCAAGCTGGTGGAGGAGGTCCAGCCCTGGGCAACCGACCGCCCGGCAGGCACTCCGGCCCGCTGA
- a CDS encoding maleate cis-trans isomerase family protein — protein sequence MDLSTLDIPSFEGPLAQRGIGVIAPFDLALERELWRWVPMEVSLHLARTPYEPVPVSMEMAHLVSNSQHLAAATRDVLHVEPEVVAYLCTSGSFVNGIDYERSLCKAICDAGAPDAVTTSGALAEVLQQLDLRRISVLTPYDADLTGKLHEFLAELGVRTVSSDHLGLGGGIWKVSYRTIAERIIAANHADAEAIFVSCTNLPTYDLIEPLETALGKPILTANQLTMWACLKRMKLPVVGPGEWLREVS from the coding sequence TTGGATTTGTCGACACTGGACATACCCTCCTTCGAGGGGCCGCTCGCGCAGCGCGGCATCGGCGTGATCGCGCCGTTCGACCTCGCGCTGGAGCGCGAGCTGTGGCGCTGGGTCCCGATGGAGGTGTCCCTGCACCTGGCCCGCACGCCGTACGAACCGGTGCCGGTCAGCATGGAGATGGCGCACCTGGTTAGCAACAGCCAGCACCTCGCCGCCGCGACCAGGGACGTGCTGCATGTGGAACCCGAGGTGGTGGCCTACCTGTGCACCTCGGGCAGCTTCGTGAACGGGATCGACTACGAGCGCTCCCTGTGCAAAGCGATCTGCGACGCGGGCGCGCCGGACGCGGTCACCACCTCGGGCGCGCTGGCCGAGGTGCTGCAGCAGCTCGACCTGCGGCGGATCTCGGTGCTGACGCCCTACGACGCCGACCTCACCGGCAAACTGCACGAGTTCCTTGCCGAACTCGGGGTCCGGACGGTCTCCAGTGACCACCTCGGCCTCGGCGGCGGCATCTGGAAGGTCAGCTACCGCACCATCGCCGAGCGGATCATCGCGGCCAACCACGCCGACGCCGAGGCGATCTTCGTCAGCTGCACGAACCTGCCGACCTACGACCTGATCGAGCCGCTGGAGACGGCGCTGGGCAAGCCGATCCTCACCGCGAACCAGCTGACCATGTGGGCCTGCCTCAAGCGGATGAAGCTCCCGGTCGTCGGGCCGGGGGAATGGCTTCGTGAGGTGTCTTGA
- a CDS encoding GntR family transcriptional regulator: protein MPLADIEPVNRESTAGLIARQLRDAIMNGSLPPGTQLGETELAARFEVSRGPLREAMQRLVSEGLLRSERHRGLFVIDLEPDDVYDIYTARSAVERAAAIRVMHGDREQAAALLDETVRAMAAAADDDDPTALSEADLRFHEVLIEASGSKRLVRMARTLLIETRMCLSLLQRTYQHVNERVVEHNRIIEAIREGDQETVLTLLEAHMEDAVQRLAPGTPLRQ, encoded by the coding sequence ATGCCGCTGGCCGATATCGAGCCGGTCAACCGGGAGTCCACCGCGGGGCTCATCGCCCGCCAGCTCCGCGACGCGATCATGAACGGCTCCCTGCCGCCCGGAACCCAGCTCGGGGAGACCGAGCTGGCCGCACGCTTCGAGGTGTCCAGGGGTCCGCTGCGGGAGGCCATGCAGCGGCTGGTTTCCGAGGGGCTGCTGCGCAGCGAGCGGCACCGCGGGCTGTTCGTGATCGACCTCGAACCGGACGACGTGTACGACATCTACACGGCCCGCTCGGCGGTCGAGCGCGCGGCCGCGATCAGGGTCATGCACGGTGACCGGGAGCAGGCGGCCGCCCTGCTGGACGAGACGGTGCGCGCGATGGCGGCCGCCGCGGACGACGATGATCCGACCGCACTGTCCGAAGCGGACCTACGCTTCCACGAGGTGCTGATCGAGGCCTCCGGCAGCAAGCGGCTGGTCCGGATGGCCCGCACCCTGCTGATCGAGACCCGTATGTGCCTGTCCCTGTTGCAGCGCACCTACCAGCACGTGAACGAACGCGTTGTCGAGCACAACCGGATCATCGAGGCCATCCGCGAAGGTGACCAGGAAACCGTGCTCACCCTGCTAGAGGCACATATGGAGGACGCCGTCCAGCGCCTCGCCCCCGGAACCCCCTTACGCCAATAA
- a CDS encoding D-2-hydroxyacid dehydrogenase: protein MIGADSPVLVVLCGEQRPPDMDSIERTATVRYTREDGLAEALPGADALFVYDFLSTAVPEAWPAADRLRWLHIASAGVDPVLFPGLRDSEVVLTNSRGVFDNSIAEYVLGVVLAFAKDFARSLRLQDEVRWLHRETERIAGRTALVMGTGPIGRAIAVMLRAAGMRVAGVGRRARESDPDFGTVYASAELTGHLPEADYVVAVAPLTEQTKGVFDANAFAAMKPTARFVNVGRGELVVTADLVEALRAERIAGAALDVFDTEPLPADSPLWTMENVLISPHMSGDFVGWRNTLVEVFADNYERWRTGQPLRNVVDKQLGYVPSGPSGV from the coding sequence GTGATCGGCGCGGATTCCCCTGTGCTCGTGGTGCTCTGCGGGGAGCAGCGGCCCCCGGATATGGACAGCATCGAGCGTACGGCCACGGTGCGTTACACGCGCGAGGACGGGCTGGCGGAGGCGCTGCCCGGGGCGGACGCGCTGTTCGTCTACGACTTCCTCTCCACCGCCGTGCCCGAAGCCTGGCCTGCCGCGGACCGGTTGCGCTGGCTGCATATCGCCAGTGCGGGGGTGGACCCGGTGCTCTTTCCTGGGCTGCGGGACAGCGAGGTGGTGCTGACCAACTCCCGTGGCGTGTTCGACAACTCGATCGCCGAGTACGTGCTGGGCGTGGTGCTCGCCTTCGCCAAGGACTTCGCCCGCTCGCTGCGGCTGCAGGACGAGGTCCGCTGGCTGCACCGGGAGACCGAGCGGATCGCGGGGCGCACCGCGCTGGTGATGGGTACCGGGCCGATCGGCAGGGCGATCGCCGTGATGCTGCGCGCCGCGGGTATGCGGGTGGCCGGGGTCGGCCGCAGGGCCCGCGAGTCCGACCCCGACTTCGGCACGGTGTACGCCTCGGCCGAGCTGACCGGCCACCTGCCCGAGGCGGACTACGTGGTCGCGGTGGCCCCGCTGACCGAGCAGACCAAGGGCGTGTTCGACGCGAACGCCTTCGCCGCGATGAAGCCGACCGCCCGCTTCGTCAACGTGGGCCGGGGCGAGCTGGTGGTCACCGCGGACCTGGTCGAGGCCCTGCGCGCGGAGCGGATCGCCGGCGCGGCGCTGGACGTCTTCGACACCGAGCCGCTGCCCGCCGACAGTCCCTTGTGGACTATGGAGAACGTGCTGATCTCGCCGCATATGTCGGGTGACTTCGTCGGCTGGCGGAACACGCTGGTCGAGGTGTTCGCGGACAACTACGAGCGGTGGCGCACTGGGCAGCCGCTTCGTAATGTCGTGGACAAGCAGTTGGGCTACGTTCCGTCCGGTCCTTCCGGGGTCTAG
- a CDS encoding maleate cis-trans isomerase family protein, whose amino-acid sequence MVESAERAEARRTIGFIYPDHAAEDDYPLAERILGEGVRLPVAHIYGTDLHAVQELLDLGKPERLAEGARLLSPHEPAAVVWACTSGSFVYGWQGAGEQAAGLSAAAGVPATSTSFAFVRAARALGLRRVAVAASYPDVVAKLFVEFLAAGGIEVVSMSSQDIDTAAEVGKLSQEAVAGLAAAHDHPDADGLLIPDTAMRTLALLDTMEERIGKPVLTANQVTIWEGLRLGGAARAADGLGALFRIPPAEIPAEGE is encoded by the coding sequence ATGGTTGAGTCGGCTGAGCGAGCCGAGGCGCGGCGCACGATCGGCTTCATCTACCCCGACCACGCGGCCGAGGACGACTACCCGCTCGCCGAACGGATACTCGGCGAGGGGGTCCGGCTGCCGGTGGCGCATATCTACGGTACCGACCTGCACGCCGTCCAGGAGCTGCTCGACCTCGGCAAACCGGAACGGCTCGCCGAGGGTGCCCGGCTGCTGTCCCCGCACGAGCCTGCCGCGGTGGTATGGGCCTGCACCAGCGGCAGCTTCGTCTACGGCTGGCAGGGCGCAGGCGAGCAGGCCGCCGGGTTGTCCGCCGCGGCCGGGGTACCCGCCACCAGCACCTCCTTCGCCTTCGTACGGGCGGCACGGGCGCTGGGGCTGCGCAGGGTCGCGGTGGCGGCGAGCTACCCGGACGTGGTGGCGAAGCTGTTCGTCGAGTTCCTCGCCGCGGGCGGGATCGAGGTCGTTTCCATGTCCAGCCAGGACATCGACACCGCGGCGGAGGTTGGCAAACTGAGCCAGGAGGCCGTCGCGGGCCTCGCCGCCGCGCACGACCACCCGGACGCGGACGGCCTGCTGATCCCGGATACCGCGATGCGCACCCTGGCGCTGCTGGACACCATGGAGGAACGCATCGGCAAGCCGGTGCTCACCGCCAACCAGGTGACCATCTGGGAGGGCCTGCGGCTGGGCGGCGCGGCACGGGCCGCGGACGGGCTCGGCGCCCTGTTCCGTATCCCGCCCGCCGAGATCCCGGCGGAAGGCGAGTGA
- a CDS encoding DUF222 domain-containing protein translates to MDRHSSDPHTDPPEDALTTLDALEANERAIARLEARRVLLVADLAHDGDERVSLVTEIAGRLYWTRHRVEEALALGQHLTRLPNTLAAFREGRIDQEKVKAVVEPTAVLTDHQAREVDKRMGDKLERKDRTSLRRSVRYQVLAVDPDGAARRTRARRAQRSLELIHQDDGVSSLMADLPTEVATAIYARCDRAARRMRKEGDSRTLEQLRADVFADLALREDGTIRAPRTEVYLYFAASSLLGLDEQPGYVAGHGHIPASLARELATHPDSVWRRLLTDPATGHPIDLGRTRYRPPAALDEFVRVRDRECQGIGCHRPSQQCQNDHTTDWATGGGTREEELVGYCERDHHLKDLPGWKYEVIDGVPTITTPHGDVHQSPREPLHEPLAPDNDKPPF, encoded by the coding sequence ATGGACAGACACAGTTCTGATCCGCACACGGATCCCCCAGAAGACGCACTCACCACACTCGACGCCTTGGAGGCCAACGAACGCGCCATCGCCCGGCTGGAGGCGCGGCGGGTGCTGCTGGTGGCCGACCTCGCCCACGACGGGGACGAACGGGTCTCGCTGGTGACCGAGATCGCCGGACGGCTGTACTGGACCCGGCACCGGGTGGAGGAAGCCCTGGCGCTGGGGCAGCACCTCACCCGGCTACCGAACACCCTCGCGGCGTTCCGGGAGGGCCGGATTGACCAGGAGAAGGTGAAAGCGGTGGTCGAGCCCACCGCGGTCCTCACCGACCACCAGGCCCGCGAGGTGGATAAGCGGATGGGCGACAAACTGGAACGCAAAGACCGCACCAGCCTGCGGCGGTCGGTGCGCTACCAGGTACTCGCGGTCGACCCGGACGGGGCGGCGCGGCGCACCCGGGCCCGGCGGGCACAACGATCCCTGGAACTCATCCATCAGGACGATGGGGTGTCCAGCCTCATGGCCGACCTCCCGACGGAGGTGGCCACGGCGATTTATGCACGGTGTGACCGGGCCGCCCGACGGATGCGGAAAGAAGGGGACAGTCGCACGTTGGAGCAGTTGCGGGCGGATGTGTTCGCCGATTTGGCCCTCCGAGAAGACGGCACGATCCGGGCGCCGCGCACGGAGGTGTACCTGTACTTCGCCGCCAGCTCCCTGCTGGGGCTGGATGAGCAGCCGGGATATGTGGCCGGGCATGGGCATATCCCGGCGTCGTTGGCGCGGGAGCTGGCTACGCATCCGGACAGTGTGTGGCGGCGGTTGTTGACCGACCCGGCCACCGGGCATCCCATCGACCTGGGGCGTACGCGGTACCGGCCCCCGGCGGCGCTGGATGAGTTCGTGCGGGTACGAGACCGGGAATGCCAGGGCATCGGGTGCCACCGGCCCTCGCAGCAGTGCCAGAACGACCACACCACCGACTGGGCCACAGGCGGAGGCACCCGGGAAGAAGAACTGGTCGGGTACTGCGAACGCGACCACCACCTCAAGGACCTGCCGGGATGGAAGTACGAGGTCATCGACGGGGTGCCGACCATCACCACACCCCACGGAGACGTACACCAAAGCCCCCGCGAACCACTCCACGAACCCCTCGCCCCAGACAACGACAAACCACCCTTCTGA